One genomic region from Rattus norvegicus strain BN/NHsdMcwi chromosome 10, GRCr8, whole genome shotgun sequence encodes:
- the LOC134480893 gene encoding 5E5 antigen-like — protein sequence MLTQPGFCHPFRAARMLAAGAAANKAARAGREVLGGRRQCTTGHPAAGSLGPIEAPPHARKGNWRGARVDEILWGKWSLKEELRIPRVLRSHPNWKEPVQSGTSDARDQPKRAPPLSPAFHPPKPPHWLPKSSGRGRTRELRSERGCRGALGRPGLNRAPARTAAKCWDPIGPGSHGHARIRGMRASGQGPQRRRRGWATRDGSAVTFRDPQPRQPAGGARALRGPDPRGPARAHQAGPLLAGARRSQHMVGGAPPRPAETGCSRYRIRDRQREAGPGRGRRHARPGRRRQGWEAGGGCGSGGRGWRGLGARVLEAPGREPT from the coding sequence ATGCTGACTCAGCCAGGCTTCTGCCATCCCTTTCGGGCAGCGCGGATGCTGGCGGCTGGTGCGGCTGCAAACAAGGCGGCACGGGCGGGGAGGGAGGTATTGGGGGGAAGACGACAGTGCACCACCGGCCACCCGGCCGCGGGCTCCTTGGGGCCCATTGAGGCACCCCCCCATGCCCGGAAGGGGAACTGGCGGGGCGCACGAGTTGACGAAATTTTGTGGGGGAAGTGGTCTCTAAAGGAGGAACTCAGGATCCCGCGAGTGCTCCGCTCACACCCAAACTGGAAGGAACCTGTTCAGTCCGGGACCAGCGACGCGCGGGACCAGCCCAAACGCGCGCCTCCCTTGTCCCCCGCATTCCATCCCCCCAAGCCTCCTCACTGGCTCCCCAAATCCTCAGGGCGCGGGCGGACCCGGGAGCTGCGCTCGGAGAGGGGGTGCAGGGGCGCACTCGGTCGCCCCGGGCTCAATCGCGCTCCCGCTCGCACTGCAGCTAAGTGCTGGGATCCGATCGGGCCGGGATCCCACGGGCACGCGCGAATCAGGGGGATGAGGGCGTCGGGCCAAGGACCCCAGAGGCGTCGGCGGGGATGGGCGACCCGCGATGGCAGCGCGGTTACCTTCCGTGACCCTCAGCCCCGGCAGCCGGCAGGCGGGGCGCGTGCCTTGCGCGGCCCCGATCCACGTGGGCCCGCGCGCGCGCACCAAGCCGGCCCCCTCCTTGCAGGCGCTCGGCGCTCCCAGCACATGGTCGGCGGCGCGCCCCCGAGGCCGGCGGAGACCGGCTGCAGCCGGTATAGGATAAGAGATAGGCAGAGAGAAGCGGGGCCCGGGCGCGGGCGGCGGCACGCACGGCCAGGGAGGAGGCGACAGGGTTGGGAGGCGGGGGGAGGGTGTGGCTCGGGTGGCCGAGGCTGGCGTGGGTTGGGGGCCAGGGTACTCGAGGCTCCCGGGCGGGAGCCAACTTGA